The DNA segment GCGGCGACGGCGGTGGCGAGGTGCGCGACGGTGGCGCACGAACCCCCGCCGCCGTAACCGACCTTGCCGAAGTAGGTGAGGTCACCGAACCCCACCGCCTTCGCCAGTTCCACCTCGTCCGTCTCCTCCATCGTGTAGGAGGCCACGGCGTCGACCTCGCCGGGCGTGATCCCGGCGTCGTCCAGCGCGGCGAGCACGGCCCGGCAGGCGAGCGTCTTCTCGTCCTCCGGGAGGTGCCGTGCGAACGCGGTCTGCCCGATCCCGACGATGGCCGTGGCGTCCTTGAGTCCCGTCCCGCCCATGGCTGCGGCCCCCTTCCCCTGGCTGACAGTCCGTCAGATTACAGCTAATCTGATGCCTCGTCAGCTACGGCGGCTCGCCGGCTGCCGGGACCGCGCGGTCGGGAGGCCGATCATGGGCGAGTGGCACACCATCGGGGCCCTGGTGCGGTGGTCGGCCGCGCGGCACGCGGACCGCGAGGCGGTGGTGGAGGGCCGTACCCGGATCACCTACGCCGCGCTGGGCGCCCGGATCGAACGCGCGGCCGCCGCCTGTCTGGCGAGCGGGGTGGCGGCGGGCGACCGGGTGGCCGTGTGGGCCCCCAACTCCCTCGACTGGATCGTCGCGGCGCTGGGCGCGGTGTCGGCGGGCGGGGTCCTGGTGCCGCTGAACACCCGCTTCAAGGGCGGCGAGGCGGTGGACGTGCTGCGCCGGAGCGGGGCGCGGCTGCTGTTCGTGACGGGGCCCTTCCTGGGCACCTCGTACGTGGCGGCGCTGCGCCGCGCGGCGGGTTCCGGCGCCGGGCCGGGTCCGTTGCCGGGGGTGCCGGCGCTGCGGGAGGTGGTGGTGCTGTCGGGGGAGGCGCCGCCGGAGTTCAGGACGTGGCGGGAGTTCCTGGAGGCGGGGGAGGGCGTCGGGGCGGCCGAAGTCGCCCGCCGGGCCTCCTCCTTGGCCGGGGACTCGGTGTCGGACATCGTCTTCACCTCGGGTACGACGGGCCGTCCCAGGGGTGTGGTGATCACGCACGGCCAGACGCTGCGGGCGTACGAGACCTGGGCGGATCTCGCGGGGCTGCGGCCGGCGGACCGCTATCTGATCGTCAACCCCTTCTTCCACACGTTCGGTTACAAGGCCGGGGTGCTCGCGTGCCTGATGCGCGGGGCGACGATGATCCCGCAGCCGGTGTTCGACGTGGACACCACGCTGGCCCACATGGCGGCGGAACGCGTCTCCGTCCTCCCCGGCCCGCCGACCCTGCACCAGTCCCTCCTGGACCACCCCGCCCTCGCCGCCCACGACCTCGGTGCCCTGCGGCTGGTGGTGACCGGCGCGGCGATGATCCCGCTGAGC comes from the Streptomyces sp. SUK 48 genome and includes:
- a CDS encoding FadD3 family acyl-CoA ligase, translating into MGEWHTIGALVRWSAARHADREAVVEGRTRITYAALGARIERAAAACLASGVAAGDRVAVWAPNSLDWIVAALGAVSAGGVLVPLNTRFKGGEAVDVLRRSGARLLFVTGPFLGTSYVAALRRAAGSGAGPGPLPGVPALREVVVLSGEAPPEFRTWREFLEAGEGVGAAEVARRASSLAGDSVSDIVFTSGTTGRPRGVVITHGQTLRAYETWADLAGLRPADRYLIVNPFFHTFGYKAGVLACLMRGATMIPQPVFDVDTTLAHMAAERVSVLPGPPTLHQSLLDHPALAAHDLGALRLVVTGAAMIPLSLVERLRAELGVETVLTAYGLSEASGMVTMCRRGDDPSVIAATSGRAIPGVEVRVVSPAGAPLPAGSPGEIWVRGFNVMRGYDADGPATAEAVTPEGWLRTGDVGVLDGAGNLRVTDRLKDMFTVGGFNAYPAEIERLLCAHPEVADAAVVGVPHPRLGEVAKAYIVRRPASRLTATALITWSRLEMANYKVPREVRFVRELPRNASGKVVKGVLRGRAPDDPSGR